TGATAGGGTGATCATCGACAATAAGAATTCTTTTAATTTCTGCCGCAAGAACAGTGCTGTTTTCCTTTTTGCTCACAATATGTCCGCCTGGAAAATTTCTGATAACTTATGGAAACGCATAATTAACTGTGTGCCGTGCTATACAAGAATGTCCTCAAGAAGACGGTCAAAAACGACATTCAATCGCGTATCAATGTCGTATGTGCCCTCCATAAGCCGATGCCGAATCCTAAGAATTTTATTTTTACGAACTTCCGGCAATGAGCAAACGCTTTGCAATGTTGGAACGGTTATTTTACCTCTGATTTTTTTGCTGGCGCCCCAATTAGAGGAGATATCTGTATCCTCGGATATTACAGTCGATTCGTTATTTTGTTGGCTTAAATCCGACATTTTTACACCTCTTTACAAAAGTTTGACAAGCTACGAAAATCATTACAAACAATTATACAATCAAGCTGCCAACCCATATTATGTGTTTCGCAGCCTTCCATGCTGCGTTTGTTTTCTGCCAGGTCCGACAACTCCTTTTTATTTGAATATCCGTTTTCTGTCAAACCTGACATTTATACTTCTACTTCCATTCCTACCTTAAAAGGCTTTCAACTCTATTAACAACTGCCCCCGATGATAACATAAGTCTTATCTCTGTAAATCAGTGTTACATCCGTTTTTGATGTCGATGAAAACCATTATCTTTGTGTAGGCCGAATGCGAAGGGGAAAAAGTTTGTCTCGAAAATGTTCTGTTGAGAAAGGCATATCTGCAGAATATGATTGGGATATAATTAATCTTTATCCTGACTTTTTGCCCATCTTATTGAATACCGGAGTAGTTCGGGGGCATTGTTGATGCCCAATTTTTCTTTAATGCGTGTGCGGTAAGTCTCGATTGTTTTTATACTTAAATGAAGTTGTGTTGCTATCAGTGAAGCCTTTAAACCTTCACCAATCATGCGAAAAATTTCTAATTCACGGTCGCTAAGATTATCTATTGATGTTTTTGCTGTATCAGATTTGTCGCCTGCGATTTTATGGAGAAACTTCTTTAAAATATTATCGCTGACAAATATCTCGCCGTTTAGAACCGTGCGAATTGCCCTGATAATATTTTCAGAGACAGCATCTTTCATCAAATAGGCTTTTGCACCTGCTAAAAGTGCTCGCTCGGCATACACGGATTCATCATGAATGGAAAGGACTATGACAGATATTTTCGGGTATTCTGCCTTAATACTCTTGGTCAGTTCAAGACCATTTGAATTCTTCAGGGAAATGTCGGCAATAACGATATCTGGTTTCAATTCAGTAATATCTTTCAGTGCCTGACAAGCATCTTCTGCCTGACCGCATACATTCAGGTCTTGTTCATGATTGATAATCACGGCAAGTCCATCTCGTACCACAGGGTGGTCATCGACGATAAAAACCAGCGTTTTCTTTTCAGCCGTTTTATCTTGTTTTTTCTTTAATGCCATATAACCATTCTTTATCAGAGATAACTATGCTTTGTTCGGAAAAATACATTTCACAATTGTTCCACCCTTATTGCGTTTACGAATATCAAGCGAGCCGCCTATCAGGTCGGTGCGGTATTTCATAATTTTTAATCCAACCCCTTTTCTATTTGGAGATAACTTCGGGAAATCCAGCCCGTCATTTTCAATTGACAGAACAATTCCTTTTTTTGTCAAACGAAGATTTATTACAATATTAGTTGCGTTGCCATGTCTGACTGCATTGGTAATCGCTTCCTGAACAATCCGATAAATTTGCTTTGCCTCAACAAGATTCTTAACAGAGACAGAGTGTCCGCACTTGAACCGGCAGACAACGTCCATAGTTTTTCCTACGGTGGATGCCAGTGTTTTTAATGCAGAGACCAAACCGCCTGTTTCAATATCAACGGGATAAAGCATTCTGGCGATGTCTCGTGTCTGTACTATTGCCTTGTTTGCAAGTTTTGATATTAATAAGGCATTTTTCATTTCTTCAGAAGATATACCCTTAAGTTTCAGTGCCAATCCTTTGCACTTAATAGCAATGCCGGTAAGTACCTGCCCCATACCATCGTGCATTTCCTGGCCTATCAGTTCTCTTTCTCTTTCAGTTATGTCGAGGATTTCTTTTTCCAGTCGTCTGCGTTCCGTAAAATCTCTTTCAGTTGTTGTAACGGCAAATGGTTTCCCCATTTCATCCCTTAACAAAGTTGCTGTAAGGGAGATATTCAATATAACATTATTTTTTGTTGTGCGATGTGTTTCAAATAATTCGACGCTTTCTCCATTCAACACTCTCTCGGTCAGCAACCTCATTTCGTCCTGCTTATGGCCGGGGGTTAACCTGCTAATATTCATCGTCATCGCTTCAGCTTTGCTGTATCCATATATACGCTCTGCGCCGAGGTTCCAGGTAATGATATTGCCTTCCAAATCCTGTACTGTAATCGCATCGTTTGAGTTGTGTACCACTGCGGCCAATAGTCTCAACTCGTTTTCTATGTGTTTGCGTTCAGTTATGTCGTGGCCGATACAAAGGATTTCAGTAATATTGTTCTGTTCATCGTAAATTAACTTGTTTGCCCAGTAAACCCATACCAGACGGCCGTTTTTGCAAACATTCTCATTCTCATAAGTAGCATAAAGTTCAGGCTTTTGTTTGATATCTTCGATTAACTGTGTATGGTTTCGGCCGGAGCTGTCTTTCCTGGGTATTATTTTTCCTATTATGTTTTTGCCAAGGAGTTCATTTTCAGTATAGCCAAAGAACTTTTGAGCGAACACATTGAGGAAAATTATTTTTCCATTTTTGTCCACACGCAGAATAATACAGTCGATATTCTCTACAAGCTGGCAGTATTTATCCTCGCTAACATCGAGCATCTTCCTGGCATGCTCAAGCTTTGTGGTTATATTTTTTAATTTTTTCGTTAGACTACTCACCTTTCCTGCCTTTGCCTTTACCGCAATCCACATCGTAAAATCGCAAAGAGATGCTCCAAATAAAATCCCCTTGATTTTAGCAATATTAAATAAACTTGTCAATCCTGTATCTGATGGAAAACCGTCCCTTGAATCTGTATTATGTAGGGAATTTCACCGACAGGCAGGTAGGCCATTCTCCTTACAATATAAACAGGCTCTACACTGATTTACATACTTATTCCTTATGTTATCATTCGACTCCGGAGTGGAGTATTGTCGGTGTTGTTCCGCGAGTGTTTGTGAATGTAAGAAGTTTATTATGTCGCGATTCAAGTAATCACAAAATGCGCTAATAGTACTAAAACCGATAAAAATATTAATTAATTAAAGGAAGAAGATTATGAAAAAATTGACTACAATTATTTTGTTGTCTGTACTGACAACAGCAGGCTTGGCTAATGTTATAGTGCTGGGCACGGCGGAGAACTTCGCGGTACTCGGCGGCTCTACGGTTACTAACACCGGCATGACTGCCCTCGTAGGTAACCTCGGTGTAAGTCCGGGAACGGCCATCACTGGTTTCTATGGTACGATTGAGAATGATGGTCCGGGGACATTTACGGGAACGTCGCATCAGGGTGATGCGGTTGCGCTTCAGGCGCAGAATGATGCCCTCAATGCGTACAATTTTCTGGCAGGGCAAACGGCCGATGTTACGTATTCGAGTGGTCAGGATTTGTCACTTGTTCTCACACCAGGTGTCTACCATATTACGGGATCGGCTGGGTTGACCGGAACGCTCACTCTTGACGGTATGGGCAACTCCAATGCGATATTTATCTTCCAGATAGATAGCACGCTCATTACCGCTTCTGCCTCGTCCGTGTCCCTAATCAATGGTGCCAACGCCGACAACGTTTATTTCCAGGTCGGCTCCTCGGCTACCCTCGGCACAGGCACAAGTTTTGCGGGGACAATCATCGCCTCTGCGAGCGACACACTTAACACTGGTGCCGGCGTGAATGGTCGGGTTATTGCCCTCAATGGAGCTGTGACGCTCGACAACAACGTAATCACAATTCCTGAACCAGCAACAATTTGTCTGCTTGGCTTAGGTGTTTTAAGCATTATTCGTAGGAAGAAATAAAAAAATAGTGATGCAATTAAGTAAGGGACTCTGCCGGCGCAAACTTTCTCTTTGTGCCGGCCGTTCTCATCATTAAAGCATTGGCGAAATGTCTAATATACAGGTAAGGGATTTTGCCGACAGACAGATAGTTGATTGGACTCACACCAGAAACAGGCTCTACACTGATTTACAAATATTTTTTTGCTGTTACCCTGATTGAATAAATTAAACCAACAGCAAAGCGGCAGATGAATAGATTTTTTCAGACGATTAGTCAAATTAATATTAGTCAATTCTGAACTGCATCGAAATTATAAAGCTGGATTTAATAATTTTTTAGGAGATATAAAATGTTAGCTGTAATTGAATGGAATGCTCTTATTGTTGAGCCGGTTCGTCAAATGTTGACAAGGATAATGGCTTATCTTCCTGTCCTGCTGGGAGCATTGATAATCCTGATAGTAGGCTGGATTGTGGCCAAGACAATTAGACGGCTGGTTGACTGGCTTCTTAAGACTGTACGCTTCGACATGCTTGCCGACAAGGCGGGAATATCGGAAATTCTCAAGAAGGGGAATATGGATGTTTCGGCCAGACGGTTGGTAAGCGGAATAGTTTATTGGCTGATTATCATTATGGTTTTAGTGATGGCGGTTGATGCGCTGGGGCTGCCGAAAGCTTCTGATGTTCTGGCAAGTTTATTTGCTTACATACCCAACGTTATTACCGCATTGCTTGTTCTGATAGTTGCTATGTTCCTGGCAAATTTTGTTTCAGGAATAGTCCGCACAGCCGCCGGCAATGCCAATTTCCCTAAACCGGCGATACTTGCCGCGATAAGTCGCTGGGCTATTATAATTTTCGCAGCAACTATCGCACTGGAACAGCTCGGTATTGCACCGCTTCTGGTAACAGCTACTTTCAATATTATTCTTGGCGGCATTTGCCTCGCATTAGCTCTTGCGTTTGGTTTAGGCGGTAAAGATGCGGCTGCAAAGTATCTCGAAGAATTAAGACAAAAACGTAATGAGAAATAATAAGGATTTGCGAGTGGGCAGTTGGCTCTTTGTGAAATACTAATCCGAAAAAAGAAAGGGAATATTGTTATGCTTTATACTATAGCTGTAGTTTTGCTTGTATTGTGGCTTCTGGGGTTGGTGAGTTCCTATACAATGGGCGGTTTCATTCATGTTCTTCTGGTAATTGCTGTTGTGGTTGTGTTGATTAGAATTATCAGCGGACAAAAAGTTGTGTGAACTTTTCGTGAGTCAGGGCAACAAAATCAAAATGAGGCTTTTCTATGAATAAAACAATTTTGCTGGCAATACTTGTCGGGGGCATCGTTCTGATGGTTTACGGCGTTTCTGCGTCAAAGTCATTCAGTTCTGATATATCTCGCTTTTTCACCGGCTCACCTACCGATAAGTCGATATGGATGTTGATAGGCGGAGTTGTTGTAATCATCATCGGGCTGGCAGGTTTGTTGAGAGGCCAAATTAAATGAACCTATTATTTAAAGTTATAATTTTTAAAGGAAGGCTATGAGTAAGTACATGACCAGGTCGAAAGCGACGCAAATGTCTGACATGCAAAAGTCGCACAAAGCTCCGCATCAAGGACAAGTCGCCACCGCCATTTTGACGGATGAAGATATTTCCAGTCGGGCATACGGAATTTACGTCAAGAATGGCTGCAATGAAGGCCAAAGTGAAAAGAACTGGCTGTAAGCCGAACAGGAACTGAAGAACCGAGAGGAATGGCTGGAAGCTAATGAGAAGAAATGAAAAAATAAGTTTTTAAATTTTATAAAGAAATAACATAAAAATGAATTAGAAATTTAAAAGTTGAAAGGGGAAAAATGGAAAAGAAAAGAACAGTATCATTGTTTAGTATAGGGCTTGCCGCGGCCGCTGTGATAATAGTTGTTACGACTTTGTCGCTGCTTCCGATACGGTCGGTGCAGGCAAAAGAGCCTAATACTCCGGCAATGTCAAAACCGATGAGCGGATGCACAATGGGAGATATGAACAAGTGCATGGCTGATTGCATGAAAAAATGCCAGGCCAATATGGAAAACGTGTCCGCTGCAAAGACATCCATCATGGCTGCCATTGAGGCTATTGACAAAGGTGATACAAAGACAGCCAAAATTGAAATGGAAAAAGCTGACAAGCTTCTGGCAAATGTGCACAAGTGCATGAAAGAAAATATGCAGCAAATGCCTTGTTGCAATGTCAAATGTCCGATTATGGGAGAGCCAATCAATGCCATGAAATGCCCGAAGGAACTTACTCGAATGTACAAAGGCGAGAAAGTCGGTTTCTGCTGTGCAGGGTGTCCGGAAAAATGGGACAAATTGACAGACACGGAAAAAGATGCCAAACTCAAAGACGCTATGCCTTCAATGAAATAAGGCAATTTAGCGGGTATGAAATATATTTTACATAAGATGAAGTATTGTATGACTTTGTTTTTAATGTAATTTAATTTAAGTAAAGGAATGCAAAATGAAAAAAATAATTACAAGTATGTTTGTACTGACACTGGTGCTGGCGGTTGTCTCCAACGGAACAGACAGTCCTAAAGGCGGCAGTGTAGTCAAAGGCGAAGGATTTAAAATAGATGTCCCAACCTTTGATGTGAAGGTCAAACAGGGTGAAACCCAAACCATTAACATCAAACTGCAGAGAGGTGAATCTTTCAAGCAGGACGTGAAACTGCAAATCGAAGCAGCCGAGGGTATCAGTATTGACCCTGCCCAAGTTACCGTTAAATCCGGTGACAGTCCGGAAGTACAACTCACGATTACGGTGCCTAAGGATGCTGCTTTCGGTGCGTATAAGGTTGCTGTGACAGGAACTCCGACAACCGGCGAACCGACATTAGTGGAATTCAAAGTGAAAGTTGTAACTGCAGATGCCGGCTACACCATGCAGTCAGACAGCGATAAAGGTGGCAATGTT
The window above is part of the Planctomycetaceae bacterium genome. Proteins encoded here:
- a CDS encoding response regulator transcription factor, which translates into the protein MALKKKQDKTAEKKTLVFIVDDHPVVRDGLAVIINHEQDLNVCGQAEDACQALKDITELKPDIVIADISLKNSNGLELTKSIKAEYPKISVIVLSIHDESVYAERALLAGAKAYLMKDAVSENIIRAIRTVLNGEIFVSDNILKKFLHKIAGDKSDTAKTSIDNLSDRELEIFRMIGEGLKASLIATQLHLSIKTIETYRTRIKEKLGINNAPELLRYSIRWAKSQDKD
- a CDS encoding PAS domain S-box protein, with amino-acid sequence MSSLTKKLKNITTKLEHARKMLDVSEDKYCQLVENIDCIILRVDKNGKIIFLNVFAQKFFGYTENELLGKNIIGKIIPRKDSSGRNHTQLIEDIKQKPELYATYENENVCKNGRLVWVYWANKLIYDEQNNITEILCIGHDITERKHIENELRLLAAVVHNSNDAITVQDLEGNIITWNLGAERIYGYSKAEAMTMNISRLTPGHKQDEMRLLTERVLNGESVELFETHRTTKNNVILNISLTATLLRDEMGKPFAVTTTERDFTERRRLEKEILDITERERELIGQEMHDGMGQVLTGIAIKCKGLALKLKGISSEEMKNALLISKLANKAIVQTRDIARMLYPVDIETGGLVSALKTLASTVGKTMDVVCRFKCGHSVSVKNLVEAKQIYRIVQEAITNAVRHGNATNIVINLRLTKKGIVLSIENDGLDFPKLSPNRKGVGLKIMKYRTDLIGGSLDIRKRNKGGTIVKCIFPNKA
- a CDS encoding DUF3494 domain-containing protein, whose amino-acid sequence is MKKLTTIILLSVLTTAGLANVIVLGTAENFAVLGGSTVTNTGMTALVGNLGVSPGTAITGFYGTIENDGPGTFTGTSHQGDAVALQAQNDALNAYNFLAGQTADVTYSSGQDLSLVLTPGVYHITGSAGLTGTLTLDGMGNSNAIFIFQIDSTLITASASSVSLINGANADNVYFQVGSSATLGTGTSFAGTIIASASDTLNTGAGVNGRVIALNGAVTLDNNVITIPEPATICLLGLGVLSIIRRKK
- a CDS encoding lmo0937 family membrane protein → MLYTIAVVLLVLWLLGLVSSYTMGGFIHVLLVIAVVVVLIRIISGQKVV
- a CDS encoding DUF3185 family protein is translated as MNKTILLAILVGGIVLMVYGVSASKSFSSDISRFFTGSPTDKSIWMLIGGVVVIIIGLAGLLRGQIK
- a CDS encoding DUF2934 domain-containing protein, which codes for MTRSKATQMSDMQKSHKAPHQGQVATAILTDEDISSRAYGIYVKNGCNEGQSEKNWL
- a CDS encoding PTS lactose/cellobiose transporter subunit IIA, which gives rise to MEKKRTVSLFSIGLAAAAVIIVVTTLSLLPIRSVQAKEPNTPAMSKPMSGCTMGDMNKCMADCMKKCQANMENVSAAKTSIMAAIEAIDKGDTKTAKIEMEKADKLLANVHKCMKENMQQMPCCNVKCPIMGEPINAMKCPKELTRMYKGEKVGFCCAGCPEKWDKLTDTEKDAKLKDAMPSMK